The DNA sequence CCGCAACGCCGTGTCGGTGTCGTTCACCGCCAGCATCAGGCTCACCGAGACGTGTTCGGGCGCAGGCGCTTTGAGGCCGAGCTCAGGGTACTCGTCGGCGAGGTAGAGCACACCGCCCCCCAGCGTCAGCTCCGCGTGCCCGATGCGGCCGTCGTCCATCACGATCGGCGCGCCCCGCAGTGCCGCCCCGAGGGCGTCGGTGTACCAGTCGATGGCCGCGCGGGCGTCGCTGACGGCCAGATACGGCAGGGCCGCCGGCCTGGGAACCGCCGGAACCGCCGCCACCGCGGCGAGCGCGGTATCGGTGCCACTCATGTCCACTCCTTCTGTGCGATGGGGCAATCTGAGCGCCGACTCCAGCCGCGCGCGCAGCCGCGCCGCGAACGCCGGGTCGGGCTGAACCCGAAACTCGTCACCGTGCAGGACCCACAGCGGGTCCCTGTCGTCGTTCACGGCGCGCCTCCTTCCGGGTAGTGCGAGCGGAATGCGCGACGGGCCCGCACCAGCAGCGCTTCGGTGGCATGCACCGTGCGGCCGATCAGCTCCGCGCACTCGGGGACCGGGAGGCCGTCGAGATAGCGCAGGGACAGCACGGTCCGGTGGTGTTCGGGGAGCTGGGCCAGCACGCTTTCGGCCACGATGCGGTCGAGTTCGGCGTCCCAACTGTCGACGGGGTCACCCGGTTCGGGCACCTCGGCGACCGGCACGGCGCGCCGGTCGTGCCCGCGGCGGTAGTGGTCGGCCAGCTTGTGGCGGGCAATTCCGATCAGCCACGGCACGCTGATCGGCGCCGACCTGTCCCGCCTGGCGGCGTCCATCGCCGCCAGGAAGGTCTCCGACGTCAGGTCCTCGGCGGTTCCGCGGTCCGGACAGCGCCTGACGAAGTAGCCGTACACCGTCGGCAGGGCGTCGTCGTAGAGCGCCAACAGGGTCCGCGGAGCCTCCTCGCCGTCCGTTTCGCCGCTCACACCTTCATCGTCGCCGTCGCGGCCCGAACTCCGACGCCCTTCGGCGAGGCGATTTCGGTGTATTTCGTCGCGCCCAGCGCGACCAACGACACCGAAATCGCTAGTGCAGGGCGCCCAGCCCGTCGCGGACCGTGTCGAACGCGTCGCCGAGCAGTTGCGCCAGCGATGCCGCGTCGTCGGCGAGCCACCGCTCGTAGGCCGACAGCGCCACCCCGAGCATCGTCCACGCCACCGTCTGTGGCACCAGCTCCTGGGCCTGCACACCGAGCCGGCGGGCGACGAACTCGGCGACCACGGCCCGCCATCCGGCGTACATCGTCATCGAATACGCCTGCAGCGCATCGGTTTGCAGAATGACCCGCATACGCTGGCGGTGTCTGGCCGTCTCGGCGGCGTCGTATTCGTTGAACGCCAGCAGCGCGGTGCGCAGGGCCTCGTCGATCGGGACAGCAGGGTCGAGTCCGTCGAACAGCGCGCGCATGTGGTCGAGGTGGGCGTCGAAATCGCCCCACGGGATGGCGTTCTTCGAGGAGTAGTAGCGGAACAGGGTGCGCCGGGCGATGCCCGCGGCGGCGGCCACGTCGTCGACGCTGACGTCGTCGAACCCGCGGGCGGCGAACAGTTCGAGCGCGACGTCGGTGATCTGGTCCTGGGTGGTGGAGCGCCGCCGGCCGACGCGAGGTGCGGTTTCCCGTCGCACGGCACCCCCCTTCCGTTCTGGCACTCGATGCCATATCCTAGGC is a window from the Mycolicibacterium litorale genome containing:
- the mftR gene encoding mycofactocin system transcriptional regulator (MftR, the mycofactocin system transcriptional regulator, is an uncharacterized TetR family DNA-binding transcription factor. Its role is inferred by context. It occurs as part of the biosynthesis locus for mycofactocin, a partially characterized electron carrier derived from the terminal Val-Tyr dipeptide of the precursor peptide MftA, through a radical SAM enzyme-mediated process.); the protein is MRRETAPRVGRRRSTTQDQITDVALELFAARGFDDVSVDDVAAAAGIARRTLFRYYSSKNAIPWGDFDAHLDHMRALFDGLDPAVPIDEALRTALLAFNEYDAAETARHRQRMRVILQTDALQAYSMTMYAGWRAVVAEFVARRLGVQAQELVPQTVAWTMLGVALSAYERWLADDAASLAQLLGDAFDTVRDGLGALH
- a CDS encoding RNA polymerase sigma factor — encoded protein: MSGETDGEEAPRTLLALYDDALPTVYGYFVRRCPDRGTAEDLTSETFLAAMDAARRDRSAPISVPWLIGIARHKLADHYRRGHDRRAVPVAEVPEPGDPVDSWDAELDRIVAESVLAQLPEHHRTVLSLRYLDGLPVPECAELIGRTVHATEALLVRARRAFRSHYPEGGAP